The following are from one region of the Enterobacter huaxiensis genome:
- a CDS encoding carbonic anhydrase — MKNNQPTQPSRRKILKQTLAVSAISFTGIAALSMPSISFAASLRKEERDAMTPDAVIEHFKNGNLRFRENRPAKHDYLAQKRSSIAGQYPAAVILSCIDSRAPAEIVLDAGIGETFNSRVAGNISNRDMLGSMEFACAIAGAKVVLVMGHTRCGAVRGAIDNAELGNLTAMLDEIKPAIERTEYSGERKGSNYEFVDAVARKNVELTIENIRRNSPVLKELEDQKKIKIVGSMYMLTGGKVDFFEV, encoded by the coding sequence TTGAAAAATAATCAACCGACGCAACCGTCACGCCGAAAAATTCTGAAACAAACACTTGCTGTTTCAGCTATTTCTTTCACAGGCATAGCGGCCTTATCAATGCCCTCAATATCTTTTGCGGCATCACTAAGAAAAGAGGAACGTGATGCAATGACGCCAGATGCTGTGATTGAACATTTTAAAAATGGTAATTTACGCTTTCGGGAAAATAGGCCTGCTAAACATGATTATCTTGCACAGAAGCGAAGCAGCATTGCTGGTCAGTATCCTGCTGCGGTGATCCTTAGTTGCATTGACTCACGCGCGCCAGCAGAAATTGTACTGGATGCGGGCATAGGGGAAACGTTTAATTCACGAGTTGCGGGGAATATAAGCAATCGTGATATGCTTGGTAGCATGGAGTTTGCATGCGCAATTGCAGGTGCTAAAGTGGTGCTAGTCATGGGACATACCCGTTGCGGTGCTGTGCGTGGTGCTATAGATAATGCTGAATTAGGTAACCTTACTGCTATGCTGGATGAAATTAAACCAGCGATTGAAAGAACAGAGTACAGTGGAGAACGCAAAGGGAGCAATTATGAATTTGTTGATGCTGTAGCCCGAAAGAATGTTGAGCTAACTATCGAAAATATACGTAGAAATAGCCCGGTGCTAAAAGAGCTTGAAGACCAGAAGAAAATCAAGATTGTTGGAAGCATGTACATGCTTACTGGAGGAAAAGTTGATTTTTTTGAAGTGTAA
- a CDS encoding transposase — protein sequence MAEATYCNWKYRYGGKEVSNIKKIKDFEDDNRCLKQMFTDPSL from the coding sequence ATCGCTGAGGCTACCTACTGTAACTGGAAGTACAGATACGGCGGCAAGGAAGTTTCTAACATTAAAAAGATCAAGGATTTTGAGGACGACAATCGATGCCTTAAACAGATGTTTACCGACCCGAGCCTGTAG
- the tnpA gene encoding IS200/IS605 family transposase, producing MTQETDIRRGRHCVFLMQVHLVFVAKYRRNIFDLDAIEKLRSYFSSVCADFGVELVELVELVELVELVELVELVELVELDGQCDHVHLLINYSPKLAVSNLVNSLKDLSSMLLCRDRPEIAQRYYYKNVLWTPSYFASSCGSAPISIIREYIEQQQTPG from the coding sequence ATGACACAAGAAACAGATATACGGCGCGGAAGACACTGTGTTTTCCTGATGCAGGTTCACTTGGTATTCGTTGCCAAGTATCGACGAAATATATTCGATCTTGATGCCATCGAAAAGCTACGCAGCTACTTTAGCAGCGTATGTGCTGATTTCGGTGTTGAACTGGTTGAACTGGTTGAACTGGTTGAACTGGTTGAACTGGTTGAACTGGTTGAACTGGTTGAACTGGTTGAACTGGACGGCCAATGCGACCATGTGCATTTGCTGATCAATTACTCGCCAAAGCTTGCAGTATCGAATCTGGTCAACAGTCTCAAGGACTTATCCAGCATGCTTCTTTGTCGTGATCGTCCTGAAATCGCCCAACGCTATTACTACAAAAACGTTCTGTGGACGCCAAGCTATTTTGCAAGTAGCTGCGGAAGTGCGCCGATTTCGATTATCCGTGAATACATTGAGCAGCAGCAAACACCAGGTTAG
- a CDS encoding GGDEF domain-containing protein has product MDKITDEFFLNTEDFFFDNENIAEAISSAYTNLLNMKSDMNESNTVLLKMATNKIYKIHKKTDGYHSLGKRYVISTDTKQLIGFNRAYDFKKETELYPSFKSILINKLPLYIERKLAKSVVDKGLTSTQIYLDPVTGKKTYSLLSFIYDFTNNQVAGVLFYDRDASEFISNFAKNIPNNNYDYSIHDNYDGSEICIKGSCNTDDITSDIRYSYRYTFRVSESYLGAFLMNPLLLDSFILIFFMISIVYVLYIKKLYKTERAALTDQLTGSFNRNVLDLLSEAEISVCHIAIFDCNKFKQINDTYGHHAGDLALIHVSGTLRRSVRIEDYVIRLGGDEFCIIIFSYDYENAKNIAARAAFEVNNSSFTVNGNKLSIEVSHGVSSLLTGLDHGLREADSAMYRNKNIREEHR; this is encoded by the coding sequence ATGGATAAGATCACAGATGAATTTTTTCTTAATACCGAAGATTTTTTCTTTGATAATGAAAACATCGCTGAAGCTATTTCTTCTGCTTACACTAACCTGCTAAATATGAAATCTGACATGAATGAATCTAATACTGTCTTGCTAAAAATGGCAACAAATAAAATCTATAAAATACACAAAAAAACAGATGGTTACCATAGTCTGGGGAAGCGTTACGTTATTTCGACTGACACCAAGCAGTTAATCGGTTTCAATCGGGCTTATGACTTTAAAAAGGAGACTGAACTCTATCCGTCTTTTAAATCTATTCTAATCAATAAACTCCCCCTTTATATTGAAAGGAAACTTGCTAAGTCCGTTGTGGATAAGGGATTGACATCCACCCAGATTTACCTTGATCCTGTCACCGGAAAGAAAACCTATAGTCTCCTCAGTTTTATCTATGATTTCACAAACAATCAGGTCGCAGGTGTCCTTTTTTACGATCGCGATGCCTCTGAGTTTATATCTAACTTTGCTAAAAATATCCCTAATAATAATTACGATTATTCAATTCATGATAACTACGATGGTTCCGAAATCTGTATAAAAGGCAGTTGTAATACAGATGATATTACGTCTGATATTCGCTACTCTTATCGTTATACATTTCGCGTTTCCGAAAGCTATCTTGGCGCGTTTTTGATGAATCCTTTATTATTAGATTCATTCATACTAATATTCTTCATGATTTCTATTGTTTATGTTCTTTACATAAAAAAGCTGTATAAAACAGAGCGTGCAGCGCTGACAGATCAACTGACTGGTAGTTTTAATCGCAATGTTCTTGATCTACTTAGTGAAGCCGAGATATCAGTCTGTCATATCGCTATATTTGACTGTAATAAGTTTAAGCAAATTAATGATACATACGGCCATCATGCTGGTGATCTTGCTCTGATTCATGTATCCGGTACGCTAAGAAGATCAGTCCGGATTGAAGATTACGTTATCCGTCTGGGGGGGGATGAATTCTGTATTATCATTTTTTCATATGATTATGAAAATGCCAAAAATATTGCCGCCCGAGCAGCTTTTGAAGTTAATAATTCATCTTTTACTGTCAATGGCAATAAGTTGTCAATCGAGGTAAGCCATGGTGTCTCTTCGTTGCTGACAGGCCTTGATCATGGGCTCAGGGAAGCTGATAGTGCTATGTATAGGAACAAAAATATACGCGAGGAGCATCGCTGA
- a CDS encoding fimbrial protein, translating to MVFYNKKISVSLILMFLSCFTHYAHATCTRYLTNPINETTLNFGTIIADNDAAIGSVLATATVPATHNSYLTCGAPYIDLYSMLVMFTEASTTVDNTMQTNLPGVGIRIEVPKNTVPTPSTPTGPYIKYVNDTTYNQSRANINSDRKTGLASYNVELVKTGPITGGELTSGWLLRTVSAISASTQYTMSRLYIGGGTIVSQSCKVDNNVINVTMNDVMDTDFNGLGSTTPEVSFNIPLQCEASQKVTVKLSAGASGGFDSAKGILNLDTVSDSTVAEGVGLQILFNNNPVPFETDLSVGTSTVGAYNIPFTARYYQTGAKVSAGIANASASVLLTYE from the coding sequence ATGGTTTTTTATAACAAGAAAATTTCAGTATCTCTGATTTTGATGTTCTTATCATGTTTTACACATTATGCTCACGCAACATGTACCCGTTATCTAACTAATCCGATTAATGAAACCACCCTAAATTTTGGCACAATTATAGCGGATAATGACGCAGCTATTGGTTCTGTCCTAGCTACAGCTACTGTTCCTGCTACTCACAATTCATATCTAACCTGTGGTGCTCCTTATATTGATCTTTATTCAATGTTGGTGATGTTCACTGAAGCATCTACAACTGTCGACAATACCATGCAAACTAACTTACCCGGCGTAGGAATTCGCATTGAAGTTCCTAAAAATACGGTTCCTACCCCTTCAACTCCAACAGGTCCGTATATAAAATACGTTAATGACACAACTTATAATCAATCGAGGGCAAATATAAATTCCGATAGAAAAACCGGTTTGGCCTCTTACAATGTTGAGTTAGTGAAAACCGGTCCTATTACAGGGGGGGAGCTAACATCGGGATGGTTACTAAGAACGGTCTCTGCAATAAGTGCCTCCACTCAATATACTATGTCAAGATTGTATATTGGTGGTGGAACAATAGTTTCACAATCGTGTAAAGTTGATAATAATGTTATTAATGTTACGATGAATGATGTTATGGACACTGATTTTAATGGCTTAGGAAGTACAACTCCTGAAGTTAGTTTTAACATCCCATTGCAATGTGAAGCCAGCCAGAAAGTTACTGTTAAATTATCTGCAGGTGCCTCTGGTGGTTTCGATAGTGCAAAAGGAATTCTTAATCTAGATACAGTGAGTGATAGTACAGTAGCCGAAGGGGTTGGATTGCAAATATTATTTAATAATAATCCTGTGCCATTCGAAACAGATTTAAGTGTCGGGACGTCTACAGTTGGCGCTTATAACATTCCCTTCACTGCTCGTTACTATCAGACTGGAGCGAAGGTTAGCGCAGGCATTGCCAATGCATCAGCCTCTGTCTTACTTACTTATGAGTGA
- a CDS encoding winged helix-turn-helix domain-containing protein codes for MKFILNSTVLFVHGEMNYLQVIGDVRNLVQLSSTSADLLKLLLLAKGREVSLNWIIYFLWISKGKSGSYNNVTLSVFNLRKAFDNVGLNRDLIINTQGKGYSLKIHFQIENENATTIKNDGGRKRKPRIKIVYTLICVSVIVAIYTLFENAYNKNRFDFAYQSGTVGKCAVYTFDQLSSTQVETIMKLIKNEAVNIDDCKEEEKIFVFVPGAFDLERPELFYIGRCITNNDKIIACKNYVRMTDE; via the coding sequence ATGAAATTTATTCTTAACTCTACTGTGCTGTTTGTGCATGGAGAGATGAACTATCTTCAAGTAATAGGTGACGTTAGAAACTTAGTGCAATTATCGAGCACCTCAGCTGATTTACTTAAACTTCTTCTTTTAGCTAAAGGGAGAGAAGTAAGCCTCAATTGGATTATATATTTTTTATGGATATCTAAAGGCAAGAGTGGCTCTTACAATAACGTCACACTTAGCGTTTTTAATCTCAGAAAAGCATTTGATAATGTTGGGTTAAATCGTGATTTAATAATAAACACACAGGGTAAAGGATATTCTTTAAAAATTCACTTTCAAATCGAAAATGAAAATGCGACGACAATTAAAAATGATGGCGGAAGGAAAAGAAAACCCAGAATAAAGATTGTATACACTTTAATCTGTGTGTCAGTCATTGTTGCAATATATACCTTATTTGAGAATGCATATAATAAAAATCGATTTGATTTTGCATATCAGTCAGGTACTGTGGGTAAATGCGCTGTATATACTTTTGATCAACTTTCATCAACCCAAGTGGAAACGATCATGAAATTAATTAAAAATGAAGCCGTAAACATAGATGATTGTAAGGAAGAGGAAAAAATTTTTGTATTCGTCCCTGGAGCATTCGACCTGGAAAGGCCAGAATTATTTTATATTGGCCGATGTATAACCAATAATGACAAGATTATTGCTTGCAAAAACTACGTAAGGATGACAGATGAATAG
- a CDS encoding IS3 family transposase, with the protein MHSYEERIRVVELYYRYGKKASVVVRELGYPSTKQLGRWVRIYEDTGDLPRDLKPRERYSRAQKIAAVEHYLTHGGCLSFTRRAIGYPSNEVLKSWIQEFYPNARPLVIRSGPNKCFSQEERAQAVRELCSRHGTARKVAQSIGVSVPVLYKWKKDLISDEAYQSMRKRNTASLGNNQDVLLGEIQRLRQQVHQLQLERDILTKANELIKKDMGINLLTLKNREKTQIVDALKKKYPVAELLSVLQLARSCYFYHKASLRRCDKYAEIRVIMSDIFEENYRCYGYRRLHAMLRGNNRIISEKVVRKLMAEEQLFVKRTRRRYSSYCGEIGPAPENLLARDFSSCRPNEKWLTDITEFLLPAGKVYLSPIIDCFDGQVVSWSIGTRPDATLVNTMLDDALSTLSTNDKPVIHSDRGGHYRWPGWLDRINTSGLKRSMSRKGCSSDNAACEGFFGRVKNEMFYGRNWAGITLEKFIYLLDRYIRWYNEKRIKLSLGAMSPVKYRQHLGITT; encoded by the coding sequence ATGCATTCATATGAGGAGCGTATCCGGGTCGTTGAACTCTATTACCGGTACGGTAAAAAAGCCTCTGTGGTTGTTAGAGAGCTCGGGTATCCGTCCACAAAACAGCTGGGCCGTTGGGTGCGGATCTATGAAGATACCGGCGACTTACCCAGAGATTTAAAGCCAAGAGAACGTTATTCACGTGCGCAGAAAATAGCTGCTGTTGAGCATTATCTCACGCACGGTGGATGCCTGTCGTTCACACGTCGCGCCATTGGTTATCCCAGCAACGAGGTTCTTAAATCTTGGATTCAGGAGTTTTACCCAAACGCGCGCCCCCTGGTCATTCGCTCAGGCCCAAACAAATGCTTTAGCCAGGAAGAGAGAGCTCAGGCCGTCCGTGAGCTCTGTAGCCGACATGGAACCGCGCGTAAAGTTGCACAAAGCATAGGCGTCAGCGTTCCGGTCCTGTACAAATGGAAGAAAGACCTTATCAGTGACGAGGCTTATCAATCCATGCGTAAACGTAATACGGCTTCACTGGGAAATAATCAGGATGTGTTGCTCGGTGAAATCCAGCGTCTCAGGCAGCAGGTTCATCAGCTGCAGCTCGAACGAGACATACTGACAAAAGCGAATGAACTGATAAAAAAAGACATGGGCATCAACCTTCTGACCCTGAAGAACAGGGAGAAAACCCAGATAGTTGATGCCCTTAAGAAAAAGTATCCCGTTGCAGAGTTGCTTAGCGTGCTGCAACTTGCCCGCAGCTGTTATTTTTACCACAAAGCGAGCCTGCGTCGGTGTGACAAGTATGCGGAAATACGCGTGATCATGTCTGATATCTTTGAGGAGAATTACCGTTGTTACGGCTACCGGCGTCTTCACGCGATGCTTCGCGGTAACAACAGGATTATTTCTGAGAAGGTCGTCCGCAAACTGATGGCAGAAGAACAGCTCTTTGTTAAGCGCACCAGACGACGATACAGCTCTTACTGTGGTGAAATCGGCCCGGCACCGGAAAATCTGCTCGCCCGTGATTTTAGTTCCTGCAGGCCAAATGAAAAATGGCTGACCGATATTACTGAGTTTCTGCTTCCGGCTGGAAAAGTCTATCTGTCGCCGATTATCGACTGCTTTGATGGCCAGGTCGTGAGCTGGTCGATAGGAACACGCCCGGACGCTACGCTGGTGAATACCATGCTCGATGATGCGCTCAGCACACTCAGCACAAATGACAAACCAGTGATACACAGCGACCGGGGCGGCCATTACCGATGGCCGGGCTGGCTTGATCGTATCAACACATCCGGACTTAAAAGGTCCATGTCGCGCAAAGGATGTTCGTCGGATAATGCGGCGTGTGAAGGCTTCTTCGGGCGGGTCAAAAATGAAATGTTCTATGGCAGAAACTGGGCGGGTATAACGCTGGAAAAATTTATCTACTTACTGGACAGATACATACGCTGGTACAATGAGAAGCGTATCAAGCTATCATTAGGTGCAATGAGTCCGGTGAAGTACCGACAGCATCTTGGGATCACAACATAA
- a CDS encoding helix-turn-helix transcriptional regulator, giving the protein MNIYIQTANNYLRSGLELFFLNDFFDKKVSFLDNNVDNIKYADVIIMQMNANSIFICHEQLRHRKIGSVLIILSDNFSRDENELHLCIRDAYFVSTKNVKLELSNIFYKLKNNDCSDCLDMVVNCEKCCFKYLTPSQLLILYALREGYEITEISGALKISIGTVATQIHRVKKNFNLKSSNDLFEFINSVSLRCNFPLKYKE; this is encoded by the coding sequence ATGAACATTTACATTCAAACTGCAAATAACTATTTGCGCTCCGGTCTCGAGCTGTTTTTTTTAAATGACTTTTTCGATAAAAAGGTTAGTTTTCTAGATAATAATGTTGATAATATCAAGTATGCTGATGTTATTATAATGCAAATGAACGCTAACTCAATTTTCATTTGTCACGAACAATTACGCCACAGAAAGATTGGTAGCGTTTTGATTATACTTTCCGATAATTTTTCTCGTGATGAAAATGAGTTGCACTTATGCATTAGGGACGCTTACTTCGTTTCAACAAAAAATGTTAAGTTAGAGTTAAGTAATATTTTTTATAAACTTAAGAATAATGATTGTAGTGACTGTTTAGATATGGTGGTGAATTGCGAGAAATGTTGTTTTAAATACCTTACTCCTTCACAGTTGCTGATTCTGTATGCCCTTAGAGAAGGTTACGAGATAACTGAAATATCTGGTGCTCTCAAAATTAGTATCGGGACAGTAGCTACTCAGATTCATAGAGTTAAGAAAAACTTTAATCTCAAAAGCTCTAATGACCTTTTTGAGTTTATTAACTCTGTTTCTTTAAGATGTAACTTCCCGCTTAAGTATAAAGAATAG
- a CDS encoding EmrE family multidrug efflux SMR transporter, translated as MKTYVFLAIAIIAEVIGTTLMKSSEGFTKLWPSLATAFFYCAAFYSLSQTLESIPTGIAYAIWSGVGIVLISIIAWIVNGQRLDFASIIGMCMICLGVVVINVFSKTAVH; from the coding sequence ATGAAAACATATGTTTTTTTGGCAATTGCTATTATTGCTGAAGTAATTGGCACAACCTTAATGAAAAGCTCAGAGGGTTTTACGAAACTCTGGCCATCTTTAGCCACTGCTTTTTTTTACTGTGCCGCATTTTACTCGTTGTCACAGACTCTTGAATCTATTCCAACAGGAATAGCTTATGCAATATGGTCGGGTGTCGGTATCGTTCTTATAAGCATTATTGCGTGGATTGTAAATGGTCAACGCCTTGATTTTGCATCAATTATTGGTATGTGCATGATTTGTTTAGGTGTTGTTGTGATCAATGTTTTTTCTAAAACTGCAGTACACTAA
- a CDS encoding fimbrial protein, protein MIKKYNKFLCSLFLILSFNSFSSTTFSFKSGTKVITCGNLSSDNSLQKLDLDFGTITVPQNASVGTVLSRVNIGTFNLIYGCDNSYYNKGDGFSLNLGYNNIDESQYGGGVYNTSIPGLGIRISNTQIGAMPYSSAQRSAKAQLNMPLVAELVKISDDITSGTLSSVNLLELTFSNAIYKANIGEVNLVNTSIIYPSCNLDTKTIQVDLGSKNKLDFDKVGSYSESNKFNIVLNCNQGTNIQFKITPGAAGGFDNENGVLNQDESSTSKGYGVQILKDSNPLIFGQEMSAGKSDESGRVEIPLNARLYKLSEFVSPGIVKASATFTITYN, encoded by the coding sequence ATGATAAAAAAATATAATAAATTTCTTTGTTCGTTATTTCTTATTTTATCATTCAATAGCTTTTCAAGCACAACGTTCAGCTTTAAATCTGGTACTAAAGTTATAACTTGCGGCAACTTATCAAGTGATAACTCGCTACAGAAGTTAGATCTAGATTTCGGTACTATAACTGTACCACAAAATGCTTCTGTTGGGACTGTCCTTTCACGTGTAAATATTGGTACATTCAATTTAATATACGGTTGTGATAATAGTTACTATAACAAAGGAGATGGTTTCAGTCTAAATCTTGGCTATAATAACATTGATGAGTCTCAATATGGAGGCGGTGTTTATAATACATCCATTCCTGGGCTAGGGATTAGAATATCGAATACACAGATTGGAGCCATGCCTTACTCTTCTGCACAACGGTCAGCAAAAGCTCAGCTTAATATGCCGCTGGTAGCCGAACTTGTTAAAATATCAGATGATATAACTAGTGGAACTTTATCTTCAGTAAACTTACTGGAGTTAACATTCTCTAATGCGATCTACAAGGCTAACATCGGTGAAGTAAATTTAGTTAATACTTCGATTATATATCCTTCATGTAATTTAGATACTAAGACTATCCAAGTTGATTTAGGTAGTAAAAACAAATTAGATTTTGATAAAGTGGGATCTTACTCTGAAAGTAATAAATTCAATATTGTTTTGAACTGTAATCAGGGTACAAATATTCAATTTAAAATAACCCCTGGTGCTGCAGGTGGTTTTGATAATGAAAATGGTGTACTTAATCAGGATGAAAGCTCGACATCGAAAGGCTATGGCGTTCAAATTCTTAAGGATTCAAATCCGTTGATTTTTGGTCAAGAAATGTCTGCAGGAAAGTCTGATGAATCTGGAAGAGTTGAGATCCCTTTAAACGCTAGACTATACAAATTATCAGAGTTCGTATCACCTGGAATTGTTAAAGCGTCAGCAACGTTTACCATCACATACAATTGA